GAAACTTCTTTGGAAGAAGAAATAAAAACACAGGAGGAACAAAAAGAAGATTTTGAGCAAAAGTATAATGAACTTAAAAATGAGTATTTAAGGGTTTTTGCGGATTTTGAAAATACAAAAAAGAGACTAGAAAAAGACAAGTTTCAAGCTCTTGAGTATGCGTATGAAAGATTTGCAAAAGACCTGTTACCAGTTATTGATGCGCTGGATAATGCAAAGGAGGCTTCAAAAGAAAATCCTGCAATCCTAGAGGGCATTGTCCTTACTCTTGATAATCTTATAAAAACATTATCAAAGTATGGTATTGAAGAAATTGACACACAAGGAGATTTTGATCCAAACCTGCATGACTGTATTATGCAAGTTCCAAATCCAGACTTGGAAGATGGAAAAATTGCCCAAGTGATGCAAAAAGGATATAAGTACAAAGAAAGAACATTGCGCCCTTCTATGGTAGCAATTGTAAAAAACTAAATTAAACTTTAAGAAAGGAAGAAAAAATGGGAAAAGTAATTGGTATTGATTTGGGAACAACAAACTCTGCAATGGCAGTATATGAAGGTAATGAGGCAAAAATTATCACAAATAAGGAAGGAAAAAACACTACTCCTTCGGTTGTGGCATTTACTGATAAAGGTGAAATATTAGTAGGTGAGCCTGCAAAAAGACAGGCAATCACAAACCCTCAAAAAACTATTTATTCAATTAAAAGAATTATGGGATTGATGTTTAATGAGGATAAGGCTAAAGAAGCTGAAAAAAGATTACCTTATAAAATTGTTGATAGAAATGGCGCTTGTGCAATTGAAATTGCTGATAAAACCTATACGCCTCAAGAGATTTCTGCAAAAATTCTTATGAAACTTAAAGAAGATGCAGAGAGTTATCTAGGAGAAAGTGTAACAGAAGCTGTCATCACAGTTCCTGCGTATTTTAATGATGCACAAAGAAAAGCTACAAAAGAAGCTGGAACAATTGCTGGACTTAATGTCCTTAGAATTATTAATGAACCTACTTCTGCAGCTTTATCCTATGGTCTTGATAAAAAAGAATCTGAAAAAATTATGGTTTATGATCTAGGTGGTGGAACTTTTGATGTTACTGTATTAGAAACAGGAGATAATGTTGTAGAAGTTTTAGCTACTGGTGGGGATGCTTTCCTTGGTGGAGATGACTTTGATAATAGAATTATTGACTGGGCAGCAGAAGAATTTAAAAGCGAAACTGGCATTGATATTAAAGCTGATGTAATGGCTCTTCAAAGATTAAAAGATGCAGCAGAAAATGCAAAAAAAGAACTCTCAAGTGCTCAAGAGACAGAGATTAATTTGCCATTTATCACAGCAGATGCAAGCGGTCCAAAACACCTAGTAAAAAAACTTACAAGAGCAAAGTTTGAGAATCTTATTGATGATTTAATTGAACAAACAATCAGCAAGATTGATTTTGTTATCAAAGATGCTGGTCTTAGCAAAAGTGATATTTCTGAAGTTGTAATGGTTGGTGGTTCTACAAGAATCCCAAAAGCTCAAGAAAGAGTAAGGGAATTTATTGGAAAAGAGCTTAACAAGTCTGTTAACCCTGATGAAGTTGTAGCAATTGGTGCAGCAATTCAAGGTGGTGTTTTAAAAGGTGATGTTAAAGATGTTTTATTGCTTGATGTAACTCCTTTAAGTCTTGGTATTGAAACACTTGGTGGTGTGATGACAAAAGTGATTGATAGAGGAACTACAATTCCGGCTAAGAAAACTCAAACTTTCTCTACAGCAGAAGATAATCAACCAGCTGTTTCAATCTCTGTTTTACAAGGTGAAAGAGAAATGGCAAAGGACAATAAATCTCTAGGTAGATTTGATCTTCAAGGTATCCCACCTGCACCAAGAGGCGTACCTCAAATTGAAGTGACCTTTGATATTGATGCAAATGGTATCCTAACTGTTAGTGCAAAGGATAAAACTAGTGGAAAATCTCAAGAAATTAAAATCAGTGGTTCAAGTGGCCTAAGTGATAGCGAAATTGAAAAAATGGTAAAAGATGCGGAATTACACAAAGAAGAAGATGCTAAAAGAAAAGCTACAATAGAATCAAGAAACTTGGCAGACAATCTTGTATATCAGACTCAAAAAATGTTAGATGAATCTAAAGATAAGATTTCTAGTGATGAAGCACAAAAGATTCAAGCTGCAATTGATGAACTCAAAGAGGTCTTAAAAGATGATAATGCTAGCAAAGAGCAAATTGATGAAAAAATGAAAAAGTTATCAGAAGTAGCTCAAAATCTTGCACAGAGTGCTCAAGCAAATACAAATACACAATCAAACTCTAGTGCCAAGAAAGATGATGATGTAATTGATGCAGAAGTAGAATAAAATACCTCAATAGATTCTATTTTTGATAAAAACTAGTATAATCCCCTGATAAAAACTACTTTCAGGGGATTGTCTTGCTAAAACAATTTTTACTCATTGCAAGGATGCTTTGGGGTAAAGGAATTGGAGATTTTATAGAATCTATAAAAATATTAAAATCTAAAAGATGAAGATTCTAACAATTTTAGGTGCTAGACCCCAATTTATCAAAGCAGCTCCCCTAAGTCTTGCTTTTAAAAACAATGATATTCAAGAAGTGATTGTACATACAGGGCAACATTATGATTTTTTAATGAGTGATGTATTTTTTAATACCCTAAAACTACCAACGCCCAGTTATAAACTTCACAGCGGATCAAAATCCCATGCTCAAATGACCGCAAATATTTTAGTTAATGTAGAAAAAATTTTATTACAAGAAAAGCCTGACTTTACTCTTGTATACGGAGATACAAATTCTACTCTAGCTGGGGCATTAGCTAGTAGTAAGCTCAATATTCCAATCATTCATGTAGAATCTGGGCTTAGAAGTTTTGACCACTCAATGCCCGAAGAAATCAATCGTATTATTACTGACAAAATATCAAAACTATTATTTTGTCCCACAAACAACGCAGTAAAAAATCTAAAAAATGAAGGTTTTAAAGCACCTCAATATATGATTCAAAATGTGGGAGATATTATGTTAGATTCAAGCAAACTCTTTGTTTCTTATGCCAAAAAGCCCAACTTTTCTTTACAAGAAAGATTTGCTCTATGTACATTACACAGAGCACAAAACACAGATACTCCAGAAATTTTAGATCAAATTTTAGATGCAATTCACACCATCTCTAAAAAAATTCAAATCATCTTTCCTATACATCCTAGACTAAAGAGAAATCTCTACCCATCCTCATATCCTGGTATTACTTTTTGTGATCCTCTCAACTACTTTGAAATGATTTGGTTATTGCAAAACACTCAACTTGTATTCACAGATTCTGGAGGATTGCAAAAGGAGTCTTATTTTTTTAAAAAACCCTGTATAGTTTTGAGAGAAACTAGTGAATGGATAGAGCTTATAAAATATCAATATAATTTCTTGGTGGGTAGTAATAAAGAAAAAATTCTTGCAACTTTTGATAATATTTCACAATCTTTTAAAAAATCCTATAAAAATTTTTATGGTGATGGGGATAGTGCACAAAAAATTATCCAAACACTAAAGGCTTTATAATGAAAAATTTCGCAATTATTGGAGTTGGTGGCTATGTAGCTCCTAAACATTTACAAGCAATCAAAGAAACAAACAATACTCTTCTTTGTGCTCTAGATCCAAAAGATTCTGTGGGGATTTTAGACTCTTATTTTCCACAAACCCATTTTTTTACAGAATTTGAGAGATTTGACCGACATATCAGTAAATTAGAATCCAAAAACATTCCTATTGATTATATAAGTATATGCTCCCCAAACTACTTGCATGATAGCCATATACGCTTTGCACTGAAAAACAATGCAAATGCAATCTGTGAAAAACCTCTTGTATTAAACCCTTGGAACATAGATACCCTAATAGATTTAGAAAAGAAAAATCAAAAAAGGGTTTATAATATCTTACAACTAAGATTGCACCCAAGCATCATTAGTTTAAAACAAAAAATTCAAGAAGAACTACAAGCTACACCAAAAAAGCGATATAAACTGCAACTAACCTACATTACTTCTAGAGGAAATTGGTATTTTACCTCATGGAAGGGAGATGTTGCCAAAAGTGGTGGAATTGCAACAAATATTGGGGTACATTTTTTTGATATGTTGCAATATATCTTTGGCGAAGTAAAAGAATCTAAAGTCAAACTTCATACAAAAGACACTGCTAGCGGGGTCTTGGAACTAGAAAATGCCGATGTCTGCTGGTTCCTATCCATTAATGCCAATTACCTTCCAGATCAAAAAAATCGTACCTATAGATCGATTATCCTCGAAGATGAAGAAATTGAATTTAGCAAAGGTTTTGAAGAACTTCATATAAAAAGCTATAAAAATATTTTGGAAGGCAAAGGGTTTGGATTAGAAGATGTACGTCCTTGTATTGAGATGATTTATCAAATAAGAAATGCTCCCACCACACCACTTAGTGGCGACTATCATCCATTTTGTAAAAAAGTTTGTTAATGGAATATTTCATCCACTCCACAAGTATTATAGATGCTGATGTAAAAATAGGTAAAAACACTAAAATTTGGCATTTTTGTCATATTTTGAAAAATAGCATAATAGGAGAATCTTGTTCTTTTGGTCAAAATTGTGTAATTGGTCCAAATGTAAAGATTGGAAGAGGATGCAAGGTGCAGAATAATGTAAGTATTTACGAAGGTGTTGAATGTGAAGAAGATGTATTTATAGGCCCTTCTGTTGTTTTTAGCAATGTAATTAACCCTCGATCTTTTATTGTCCGGAAAGAAGAATTTAAAAAAACTTTATTAAAAAAAGGTTGTTCTATTGGCGCAAATGCAACTATTGTGTGTGGCAATACTATCGGAAAATATGCATTAATTGGGGCAGGATCTGTTGTTACAAAAGATGTAAAAGATTATGCCCTTATGGTAGGCAATCCTGCTAGAATAATTGGATGGGTAGATAAAAGTGGCAATAAACTTATATTTAATAAACAAAAAGCTTATAGCAAAGATGAAAAATGCTTTTACTATTTAAAAAATAATAGGGTAATTTGTGAAAATGATTGATTTTGCAAATTTAAATTTGGAGTACCAAGAACACCAAGAAGAGATTAATCAAGCAATTAGCAAAACATTACAATCCTCCCAGTTTATAATGGGGGAAGCTATAGAGCAACTAGAACATAATTTAAAAAATTTTGTAGGGTGTAAATATGCAATCACATGCTCAAGTGGTACATCTGCCCTACTTTTGGCCTTAATGGCGCTTGGTATTAAACAGGGTGATGAAGTTATCACCACTGATTTTAGTTTTTTTGCAAGTGCTGAAATGATTGCTTTTTTGGGGGCAAAACCTGTCTTTATAGATATTAATCCCAAAACCTTTAATCTAAATGAAGAGCTTATTGCCCAATCTATTACAAAAAAAACAAAAGCCATCCTTGTTGTTAGTCTTTTTGGACAAACCCCTAATATGGATTTTATCAATCAAATTGCATCACAATATAATTTGCCTGTTATAGAAGATGGGGCTCAAAGTTTTGGTGCAACCTATAAAAATAAAAAAAGTGGGAATCTTTGTACAATTGGAACCACAAGCTTTTTTCCTGCCAAACCCCTAGGGTGCTTTGGAGATGGCGGGGCCATCTTTTGTAATGACGAATCATTAAGCAAAAAAATAGCTAGTTTAAGGCTTCATGGTCAAAAGCAGAGGTATTATCATAGTCAGATTGGAATTAGTGCAAGATTAGATGCCCTTCAAGCAAATATACTTAATGTAAAATTAAAATACTTTTCCCAAAAGATTCAAAAAAGACAAGAAGTTGCAAATCTTTATTTTAAACTTTTAAAAGATCTACCTATTCAACTTCCTATTATCTCAAATCAACACTCTAGCACTTTTGCACAATTTAGCATCTTAAGCACCCATCGAGATGCATTGCAGAAATTTTTGAAGCAAAAAGCAATACCAACTGCCATACACTACCCCCTACCCTTGCATCATCAAGAAGCTTTTAACTATCTTCATTTTGATGACAAAAATTTTCCTAATGCCATCTATTGCTCTAAAAATATCTTAAGTCTTCCTCTAAACCCATATCTTCAAACAGAAGAAATAGAATATATCTGCAATAGTATTAGGAACTTTTATGAATAAAATTGCTGTCATTGGGCTTGGCTATGTTGGACTTCCCTTAGCCATAGAATTTGGAAAAAAATACCCTACAATAGGCTTTGATATTAATATCAACAGAATCCAATCCCTTAAAAATTTTAAAGATTTCAATGAACAAGTTACAGATTTTACAGAATCTAAAATGCTTTATTTTACTCATCAAGAAGAAGAACTAAGAGATGCCAACATTTATATTATCACTGTTCCTACTCCTGTAGATTCTTATAAAAAGCCTGACATATCTTTATTACTTAATGCAACAAAATGTGTCGCAAAATATTTAAAAAAGCAAGATATTGTAATCTATGAATCTACCACCTACCCTACTTGCACTAAAAGAGAATGCATCCCTTTATTAGAAGAAATCAGTCATCTAAAACTTAATCAAGATTTTTTTGTAGGGTATTCTCCTGAAAGGATCAATCCTGGCGATTCAACACATACACTCACAAATATTACAAAAATCACTTCAGGTAGCAATCACATCAGTGCAAAAAAAATTAACCAACTCTATAAAAGTATTGTAAAAAAGACCTATTTAGCTCCAAGTATTGAAGTTGCAGAAGCAGCTAAGGCTATTGAAAATGCTCAAAGGGATTTAAATATTGCCTTTGTAAATGAGCTGAGTATAATTTTTGATCGCTTAGGGATTGATACTTCAGAAGTTTTAAAAGCGGCAAAGACAAAATGGAATTTTTTACCCTTTACCCCAGGATTGGTTGGGGGACACTGCATTAGCGTAGATCCCTACTATCTCACACATATTTCCAATGAATATGGCTATCACCCAAAGGTCATCTCTTCGGGCAGATTTATTAATGATATGATGCCAAGCTTTATTGTTCAAAAAGTCATTAAACTTTTAGCAAAACATCAAATTAGCCCCATTGGGGCAAAAATTGCAATTTTTGGTGCGAGTTTCAAAGAAAATTGTAAAGACATACGCAATGCGAAAGTCTTTGAAGTTTTAAAAGAAATGCAAGAATATGGTTGCAAAGTGGATATTTTTGATTCTTTAGTAGATAAAGATGAGGTATTTCAAACCTATCAAGTGAGATTGCATCATATTGAAGAGATAAAAAATCACACCTTTGATGTTTGCATTCTTGCAATTCCTCATCAATATTTTTTAGATCTTAATTTTGATAATTTCTTGCAATCCAATGGTTTTATTTTTGATATTAAAGGGATTTTAAAGAAAAAACAAAAAAATATTTATAAACTTTAACTTTTTTCTTGACTCTATTACTATTTTTATTTATAATTGCAGCTCTTGTTTTTACTAAAAACAGTTTAAACATTCCGGATTAGCTCAGCGGTAGAGTAGGCGGCTGTTAACCGCTTGGTCGTAGGTTCGAATCCTACATCCGGAGCCACTAATTACTTCTAATAATTTCTACAAAATACTTCGTAAAAAATGTGTGAAAGTTTGTATCATTTCAAGTAAATTTTAAAAGAATCAAATAGCTTCTAATTAGTGATTTATAAACTCTTAGGATTAATAACTAAAAAATAAGCTTATAGCACAAAAAGATATTTCACAAAATTAAATCAATCCCCCTCCTCTTTTATGGTAGAAAAACTTAAGCAAGGTTTTTACTTTTCTCTCAATCCAAAATGATTACCTACATCGCATGATTAAAACCTTATAAGCAAAACCACAAACATATCTTTAAGTTTTAAAAGAATCAATCTTCTTACTGCTTGATAAATTTTCATCTTTTATTCTTAATTTTTTCTATTACTCTATAACATTGATTTGATACATGATAAGCATCTCTTCTAGGTATTATTTTTTCTAGTTAGAATTAAATGATAATTTTTATTATTTACTATTTATTATTTTTTGATTTTTACAATGAAACTGGTTTTAGTTAATTTTAAAAAAGGAGAAAAAATGAAGCACTTTACTTTAACCAATAGCGTCGGAGCTCCCATAGGAAGCAATCAAGATTCTCTAACAGTGGGTCCTAGAGGGCCGATGCTTTTACAAGACACTTGGTTTTTAGAAAAATTAGCACATTTCAATAGAGAGAGAATCCCTGAGAGAGTTGTTCATGCAAAAGGAAGTGGAGCTTATGGAATCTTTACTGTGACAAATGATATTACACAATATACAAAAGCAAAAATTTTTAGTGAAATTGGAAAAACTACTCCCTGTTTTTTTAGATTCTCAACAGTTGCTGGTGAAAAAGGAGCAGCAGATGCAGAAAGAGATCCTAGAGGCTTTGCAATGAAATATTACACAGAGGATGGGAATTGGGATTTGGTAGGGAATAATACTCCTATATTCTTTATAAGAGATCCTTTAAAATTCCCCGATTTTATTCACACTCAAAAAAGAGATCCAAGAACAAACCTTAGAAATATGACAGCTGCTTGGGATTTTTGGAGTAAGGTTCCAGAATCTTTACATCAAGTTACAATTTTGATGAGCGATAGAGGAATACCAAGGACTTATCGTCATATGCAC
The Helicobacter sp. 'house sparrow 1' DNA segment above includes these coding regions:
- the grpE gene encoding nucleotide exchange factor GrpE, with the protein product MEEEKQEENKQEETSLEEEIKTQEEQKEDFEQKYNELKNEYLRVFADFENTKKRLEKDKFQALEYAYERFAKDLLPVIDALDNAKEASKENPAILEGIVLTLDNLIKTLSKYGIEEIDTQGDFDPNLHDCIMQVPNPDLEDGKIAQVMQKGYKYKERTLRPSMVAIVKN
- the dnaK gene encoding molecular chaperone DnaK, whose product is MGKVIGIDLGTTNSAMAVYEGNEAKIITNKEGKNTTPSVVAFTDKGEILVGEPAKRQAITNPQKTIYSIKRIMGLMFNEDKAKEAEKRLPYKIVDRNGACAIEIADKTYTPQEISAKILMKLKEDAESYLGESVTEAVITVPAYFNDAQRKATKEAGTIAGLNVLRIINEPTSAALSYGLDKKESEKIMVYDLGGGTFDVTVLETGDNVVEVLATGGDAFLGGDDFDNRIIDWAAEEFKSETGIDIKADVMALQRLKDAAENAKKELSSAQETEINLPFITADASGPKHLVKKLTRAKFENLIDDLIEQTISKIDFVIKDAGLSKSDISEVVMVGGSTRIPKAQERVREFIGKELNKSVNPDEVVAIGAAIQGGVLKGDVKDVLLLDVTPLSLGIETLGGVMTKVIDRGTTIPAKKTQTFSTAEDNQPAVSISVLQGEREMAKDNKSLGRFDLQGIPPAPRGVPQIEVTFDIDANGILTVSAKDKTSGKSQEIKISGSSGLSDSEIEKMVKDAELHKEEDAKRKATIESRNLADNLVYQTQKMLDESKDKISSDEAQKIQAAIDELKEVLKDDNASKEQIDEKMKKLSEVAQNLAQSAQANTNTQSNSSAKKDDDVIDAEVE
- the wecB gene encoding non-hydrolyzing UDP-N-acetylglucosamine 2-epimerase, coding for MKILTILGARPQFIKAAPLSLAFKNNDIQEVIVHTGQHYDFLMSDVFFNTLKLPTPSYKLHSGSKSHAQMTANILVNVEKILLQEKPDFTLVYGDTNSTLAGALASSKLNIPIIHVESGLRSFDHSMPEEINRIITDKISKLLFCPTNNAVKNLKNEGFKAPQYMIQNVGDIMLDSSKLFVSYAKKPNFSLQERFALCTLHRAQNTDTPEILDQILDAIHTISKKIQIIFPIHPRLKRNLYPSSYPGITFCDPLNYFEMIWLLQNTQLVFTDSGGLQKESYFFKKPCIVLRETSEWIELIKYQYNFLVGSNKEKILATFDNISQSFKKSYKNFYGDGDSAQKIIQTLKAL
- a CDS encoding Gfo/Idh/MocA family protein, encoding MKNFAIIGVGGYVAPKHLQAIKETNNTLLCALDPKDSVGILDSYFPQTHFFTEFERFDRHISKLESKNIPIDYISICSPNYLHDSHIRFALKNNANAICEKPLVLNPWNIDTLIDLEKKNQKRVYNILQLRLHPSIISLKQKIQEELQATPKKRYKLQLTYITSRGNWYFTSWKGDVAKSGGIATNIGVHFFDMLQYIFGEVKESKVKLHTKDTASGVLELENADVCWFLSINANYLPDQKNRTYRSIILEDEEIEFSKGFEELHIKSYKNILEGKGFGLEDVRPCIEMIYQIRNAPTTPLSGDYHPFCKKVC
- a CDS encoding acyltransferase is translated as MEYFIHSTSIIDADVKIGKNTKIWHFCHILKNSIIGESCSFGQNCVIGPNVKIGRGCKVQNNVSIYEGVECEEDVFIGPSVVFSNVINPRSFIVRKEEFKKTLLKKGCSIGANATIVCGNTIGKYALIGAGSVVTKDVKDYALMVGNPARIIGWVDKSGNKLIFNKQKAYSKDEKCFYYLKNNRVICEND
- a CDS encoding DegT/DnrJ/EryC1/StrS family aminotransferase, with amino-acid sequence MIDFANLNLEYQEHQEEINQAISKTLQSSQFIMGEAIEQLEHNLKNFVGCKYAITCSSGTSALLLALMALGIKQGDEVITTDFSFFASAEMIAFLGAKPVFIDINPKTFNLNEELIAQSITKKTKAILVVSLFGQTPNMDFINQIASQYNLPVIEDGAQSFGATYKNKKSGNLCTIGTTSFFPAKPLGCFGDGGAIFCNDESLSKKIASLRLHGQKQRYYHSQIGISARLDALQANILNVKLKYFSQKIQKRQEVANLYFKLLKDLPIQLPIISNQHSSTFAQFSILSTHRDALQKFLKQKAIPTAIHYPLPLHHQEAFNYLHFDDKNFPNAIYCSKNILSLPLNPYLQTEEIEYICNSIRNFYE
- a CDS encoding nucleotide sugar dehydrogenase — its product is MNKIAVIGLGYVGLPLAIEFGKKYPTIGFDININRIQSLKNFKDFNEQVTDFTESKMLYFTHQEEELRDANIYIITVPTPVDSYKKPDISLLLNATKCVAKYLKKQDIVIYESTTYPTCTKRECIPLLEEISHLKLNQDFFVGYSPERINPGDSTHTLTNITKITSGSNHISAKKINQLYKSIVKKTYLAPSIEVAEAAKAIENAQRDLNIAFVNELSIIFDRLGIDTSEVLKAAKTKWNFLPFTPGLVGGHCISVDPYYLTHISNEYGYHPKVISSGRFINDMMPSFIVQKVIKLLAKHQISPIGAKIAIFGASFKENCKDIRNAKVFEVLKEMQEYGCKVDIFDSLVDKDEVFQTYQVRLHHIEEIKNHTFDVCILAIPHQYFLDLNFDNFLQSNGFIFDIKGILKKKQKNIYKL